The Ciona intestinalis chromosome 9, KH, whole genome shotgun sequence genome contains the following window.
ATAACAAATCCTACTTACGTGAAGCATTGCGGTATAAATGGTGACGATTCTTCAAAAGAATTTCGCTTGGATTGTTTTCGTTGTTGGACAGAAGTATCGGTGTTGATTGGGTGGCATTGTCGTCTTTTGTTTCCTCGAAAACTCGGCCCTTTTCTCCATATTAATTACATGTGCATTATTGCTGCTTAACAAGAATTAGTGAAAAACATCACCAATAAGTCAACAGTAGCCCAACTAACGtgttttcttcgtttttttccAGCATTCCACTAAACACTGCTGAATGAGTTTATCTTTTCTTTGTACGTACTGCCATATTGTTCGGATTTTTccaataaaattatgttaaagaTTTTGCGTGGGCAGCAGCATTTTCTTCAGAATCTTTACatgaaaaatattcacaaaaagAGTTTTTGTGGGGTATATGGTTTATGATGGAAAAAGCTGTTTACCTTTTTAGCTTCGGGCATTGCAGAAAATATACGCAGGAAAAAGTCTGCGGTAAATAActtaaaacatattgtttatatatgtattaaccccgtttttaaacataggaacagttgttaaaacgcaaccagtttaaacaaaatgtttacaaaagtttGCAACATCTGTGCGTTATACGCTCCTAATTCTCTATAACATCTGTAAACATGGTACTATAATGATAATGTAAACCCGCCCAGTACGATTATTagaaaaatcttttaatttatcataCAGCTATTATAAACTTTTACCGCGAATAAAACCCATCATTATGTTCACTATAAAGTTCCTTGCAAGACGTTGATAAGCAAACCTCGCAAAGGTCGGTAAAACCCGGTCATGATTTCGGTCATCGACGGATTTTGCTGATGCGCCCAAAATTTTACCCAAGGCGCGCTGCGGTGCCTAGCACGGTGGTGTGACACATTCTTGGTATTATTTGGGCAAAAACTCGAattcatatacattttatgTTGATAGGAGTGTAATCATTTGAAATGTATACCACATAGTAATCATTTGAAATGTAGACCACAATGGCATTtcaaaaatgaataaattagaGCCCCGCTTCTAATAGAACGGTTTGGCaactgaaaaatattgaattgaGGTTTTGCATTCTGGCCATGATGTTGGTTCGGTGAACTGGTCGCTAATAAGCGATGAACGACACTTCGCAGAAGCAACAAATTTAGAGAAATGTAGTTCGGTTTCTTTTCTCCTTGGTTTTACACGTGGCATTACGTCAACGATTTTCGGGTAACATTTCTTAaggttaaataataaacaattcgGACTAGATGGATAATGTAGCGCTTAATtccccatattttctaatacgGTTTTTAATAACCTACAACTTTACGGTGTAGGAATATATTTCACGCATCATATAACATCTAATACGGTGTTTAACAATCGACAACACAACTTTAAGGTGTAGGAATATATTTCACGCATCATATAACACAACATCATCTCGTGGCTACAATACACAAGCTAtatgcatttatttaatttcaatagAAACGGAGTTATAAACATTTGAACCCGAAAGAACGaagtgaataaaacaaacatccAGTGTTCATGCATATCTCGCTTTCTCGTTAGCAAGGGCGAGTCTCCTGATGTTTCCAATGCAACCGGCCGCTGCTTCTTGTAAAGCATTGTCCGATGAGCCAACCATGTTTAACAGCAtctaaaaattattgtttaactGGATACTTTCAAGAAGTATAAACAGCAGCGTAATATGAGATGGGAATGAAATGGGAAAGCGATGACTTGTACCATATATACCAGAACGTCTTCTTGACATAGTTTCTCTTAACATAAACAATATTGAATATTCGGGTGGTTTATGACACACCATATTGCACACTTTTGTCACTGTATGGGCTAACCGCACCAACTATATAGTATCTAACTTGGgtgtttttcttctttttttgtatgttttaccagaggcaaaaaaatatttctcaaAGATACACGGCGTTTAATTGCAACATCTAGCTTATAACCATGTTATCCTTCAGTAACGACGTATGTACTTTAATCCCTGCTGTGCTAAAGTAGGCTAAGTAGGCGCTTCCAATTTGCTATCTAAGGTGTCCGACAACTGACCGTATAACACAATATATGTAAATGTCAACGCAATTATTCAAATGCCGAGCAATTCTTACATCATATTCAACTTTTACACAAGAACTTGATTGTAAACGCACTCCTTTGTCAACGCTATATTTAACCCATATATTAAAAGATTAACAAACTCAGCCCAGACGTTCAGCCTTATTACTTCTACCGTCGATAAATATCACCCGGctaattacgtcataattaccttgACCACGCCGTTCTCGTGCATCGTAATACAGTTGTCGGGGTCACGTGACAGTTGGTAGAGAGCCTGTGCTGTTGAACGATGAACCTGTTTGTCCTCAGATCTAAGGTAACCCACAAGAGGTGCTACTGCCCCCTCCCGGCCGAACGAAACTCGGTTGTTTCCCCATGTACAACAACGGGCAATCGCTTCAGCGAGGTGACGACGTAGCTTATCGTTGCCCTGTGCAGTTAAACAGAGTTAAAAACCAAGAAACAAGTGATCTACGAAAAGTAAGacctattatataaaattaaaaacacatttataagaaaaaatgtcaatatttacaattgaattctgttttttcgtcccatttagtaataaaataagaacgttaatttaaagaattataaaaccgtatcctcacgatttctatagaccattgttaattttttaaaacacgatcatgatatttggatattatgtgccaataAAACGTATAAGTAAATACCGTTGAAGCAAGTCTAGCCAACATTGGCACAACCCCATGGTCAGTTATAACAGCTAAGTTTTCTTCGTCTTTTGCAATGTTGGCGATAGCTGCACACACTGATGCGAGAACCTGTTGAAATGGAACGTTTAAATCCATTAGCTATTTATGgtaaaaactgtaataaattatgCAAATCTGACTCAGAGTTTAACAATTCTTAATGAATAGCAGTAAGAACCCGGTGCTACGTGAacgttttgtctgttacgttttagTAGCACCACATCGTTTTTAACAAGCGTAGCAGATTAGTTACCTCAAGATCCGATGACTTCAATAGCGACACAATAAGTTCAAGCCCTCCAACGAACGACCGCACCATTTCACCAGCGTCCCGAGCATTTTCAATGCAAGGACAAACTGCCCATGCTGCTGATGCTTGGACCTCTGGGTTTTGGTTCTTGAGGAGTGACCACAGAAGACGGACGCCATCGAGTTTATCAATAATACTGTTGAAATGAGCATCAATGATATAAATGAAtggaacaacaacaacaacaacaacaacagccgttacttataacatgggtgaaaACCACATTTTTACTACTGTGTTGGGATAAGATATAGgtcacttttaacacataatgttcaagtatcatgatcgtgttttaagcaattgaCAACGGCCTAtatagagtcgtgaggatataagGTTTTTAGCCCAGCACTatactgttatttttattcaccTCATATTCTCTGGTTCAGTGGCGCATGCACCAACCGCCTTGGTAACATTCACCAGCAGAGCTTGGTTTGTACCAGTTAAAAGATGAACCAACGATGGTATTCCACCAGCCTTACGAATAACCAGTCTGTTGGCTGGTTCTTGCGCACACTCACCGAGCGCACCAACCACGTTAACCAACACGTCTTCCGGTTGGTCGTTCAACAAACCAACAAGTTGTTCGATCGCTTTTAGTTCTTGGAATCTGACAAAATATTATTACTGTAAATACAAAGTTAATGGCAGGCAATTTTCTATCCTGAATACCGGAGTAACTGCACAACAACTTCTAGGTAGGCTACAACATGCTTTTCTGATCAGTTTTCATGCGTGCACCAAGTTATGGATCACCGCTAATGAATAAACAAGGATTTAAAACGGTACAATACCGAATACCAAAAGACCAATACAATTTTGCCGAAATTTGCAACAGTTTTCTTTCTTGAAAAATCTTACAACTCTTGAAATAACGCGACACGCGATATATGGACGAATATAAAAAACACGTCAAAAAATGGCAAAGacgtcatgtttatatatacctGGCTACGTTTTGAGCACTAATGGCGCACTTCCATATGGCACCAGTGGCAGCTGCCAGTAGCTCTTTATCGTCAGACTGGGGAAGAAGGGAAACTAGAGGATCAAGGCCACCATATTCACGAACAAGATCACGAGTTGCTCCGTCCTCTGCGCACTGTCGAGTTACAGACATGTGGTCAGTGGCGCAAACAGCAGGGGTGCTTCGAGGGTTGCACCTTCCCCAATGTTTTAAAGATaattagttacatttattccatTTTAACTCTTACCTTGAATATAGCTGCAGCACAATGCATCTGTAGTTCACTGTTGCTACTTTTAAGGTTCGTGACCAAATCTTCAATCATTCCTTCGGTGCGAATTGCAAGTCGGTAGCTGGGCTACAAAGTAATGACTAGTCATATGGGACAATAATGAGTTGCCTAAATTGTCggccaaacaaaaaaaataatcacccacaaagttacattcgtagTAATTCgtaggctggcacgaggtgtatgaaacagaacacccgtgttttaatgattgtcgttgccccgccacaagaggataaaacaagctttatttattcaaacctCAGAAGCACATTCTTGCAGAGTTCCCACGACAGGAATAAGCATTTCTTCGTGTGGAGACTTGAGTAGTTTAGCCAGCATTGGAATTGCACCAGCCCGTCTAATAGCGTGTTTGTTCTTGGTCGATTTACTGCAACTCCAGAGAGCAAGAGCCCCAGAACGCGCGACTTCAACATCTTTGGAAACATCGGTTGAGTTTGGTGGACATTCCAACAACGCAACCTGGAGGGGAAGTAAGTAGTATTTATACGCCAACAATGATATCAGCATAACTTCTGGATTCTGCAGCGTCATCAAAGGAAAATGAAAAACGTCTTACCAGTTTCTTTATACCGCCGTGTTGGCGAACAGTCCTTCTTGCTCTGCGGAATTTTGCAACATTTGCGATTGTTTCTGCAGCCAAGCATTTTAGGTCTTTGTTCCGAGATTGTAGAATTTTAACCATAGTTTGCAAACCCCCTAGATCGGCAATGGCTCGCCGTATCTGTACATTACGACTGATCTCCTTCAGTATTTTCAATGAGCCAATCTGAAATAAAAGttcgttaaaaaaaaactaagtgCTAGACgtaacagtaaaaaataaaaaaagctatATCTTACAAGTAAACGtcaacttattaaaaaaatatgcaaaacatCAAACCTTGCATTTATTCTCGTCCGTGTCAAGCAGATTGATCAGAACTTCCAACCCCCCAACGTCCCTGATAGCAAGCTGACATGTTTCTTGCGCCAAGTTAAAATCCCTCATAGAGCACAAAGCTATGATGGTAGCTGTCTGGTTACCGCCCTTCAAGTATTTAACCAACTTTTGTATTTGCCAATACTCAGACGGGAGGTCGGAGCCAGCGTCCTGACGACGGTCTTGaacttcctcttcttcttcgGAGTCATCGGAAGACTCACTCATATCTTCTTCATCTTGAGGCGTCTTCCGACTTTGAATACGATAACGATTtattgaaaaatgtaaatagtGGGAAAGTGAGGAAGACGGGACCGCTTAACACATATTGCGGCCGGAGTCCCCAACCTGCTGTACTATTCGCATGAACCACGTACATTAAGGtcttggggtaatgggccaaatgaAGTCCCAGATTCTCGACAGACCTCACTCTCAAGCTCGGGCcgtcaatttaaaaacaaaaagcacATTGATAACGCTTATTCTGATACTTCTTTCAGCAATTCGATTTTGTTCTTACATTTTTAGCACGTAACAGTTTCTACGACTAATAACTTATAACTTGCAGTTAAATCTGAACCCTTTTCTGTCCACCAAGGTGTTACAACTACAAACCCACAAAGCgactgtattttattttctatcaCACAATAAACTTGCTACAGCAAGATAAATTAAACGATCTAATCTAACAACTATCGCCTGCACTTACACACTGAGCTGCTTCAGATAAGCAATGCTCTTCCTTATATCTGCATCAGGAATTTCCTCGCTCGAATCCTTCATCATTTCAAATCAACTTTACCTCCAACTTTAAATTCGATTTGCTCAAAAACTTTTCTCCTaaatcaaacttttttaatattcctCATTCTTGTAACGTCATAATTGCTTCtatagtgacgtcactttgGTCTCTGTGAAGTTTTTGCATCActcattacgtaacaataaaaacatacaaactgTGAAATCTCAAACCAACCCGTAATAAGAAGCCCTGCGTCCCATAGCCGGAGATGTCgctttcttcttcttcttttttgtttcttccttttcatttttacGACTGTCTTCAAGACTTTTCCATTTCAGAGAAGGTTTCATCGTTTTCTTTCCATCTTTGGCCGCTTTTCCTAGAGAGCGAagagtatttttaaaaacgtaaTTGTTGTAACGAAAATGGCATCATCGGTTTATAAATTCTACCGTGGGTAAATACAGCGATAATACAATCAGTACAGTgaaccatttttatttatgggcTGCAGAACAAATTCGCAACCAATTGGCGTTCTAGCCAGAACCCATAGAATCATAGATTAACAGAGTTTTTACGATTCAATTGACGTTTCaagaattaaattattttgttccaAAACGACATGAAACATAccacacacgtgttataacgcctgtcgttgtcccgccacgcaatgataataaataagttacatttaataattcattttttacctttttttccaGTATCTTTTTGTTTCTTCATTTGTTTCTCGGTTTTCGAATCTTCTTCTTTCTCGTTCTCAACCGACTgctctgacgtcataatcgtaTCCTTGTCTGTTTCGCGCTGTGTTTCCTGGTGTGACGAAAACTCCTGCAAACAATTAATTAttgaatgtgacttatttatactcgcgtgccaggttataacacgggtgacACAACATGtccgcttacgatttaccacatgacaaattaaacaattgccgctaagtgttttgccctacaaatggtagcagcgtcacgTCTCGAATCCGCAAGCTCTGGGCTATATAGAGCCGAGTAACACTCTGCGCTGCGACGGACGTCTACCTATACACACAACCTGCAACGACCAGCACGGTATCACAATACACATACTAACAACCACAACATATGTTTCACCTTCTTGGAAATATTTTCGGCAAACTTGTTCGACTTCTCACGTAACAAAGTAACCAGGTCCTTATACACCTCACTCTTCTTTTCAAAATCAACTTCTTGCTTTTCTTCGTTGAAACCCTGCGTGGTAACGGCGTAAAACAAAGTTGGTGAAAAAGTAACACTATTTTCTTCTACCGGGaactatttaaattatacaatCTTGGTGTAAGATACTTTAAACGTTTCTGTATACCGATAAAGACAACTTGTATCCTTATAGTTTAGCATATAACGTATAACACatataaaagtaacttatacAACGCGTAATTGAAATCTGTTCTGCGATTAGGTTGCGAGCAGTAAGTCCAATCAATACACACTTTCAAGTGTCCTTATTCCATTGAAGTATACGTCgatggtttgttttaattaaacccaAACTATACTCAAATACACGAGTATTGCTCGGACTCCTTTTAAGATCAACATATTAAGCTCTTATTTTAACTTCGAAAACAATGGCGAAGattaaattattgaaacaccgaagagaaaggaattaaCAGAAAAACTAGAGTTGTTAAAACCAACGTGGTTAAAAGACGCTATATCCTatatcatccacaaagttacataaatggtACCTGGTAACggatacgaggtgtatgaaacagaacacccgtattataacgactgtcgcttttcaaccacgtgaggataaaacaagttatatttattccttCATAGACTTAGACCTTGGtggtaaaataaaacccaGATACATTACTGTGGGGTTATTGGATACTGTCAGCACAATATCATATCCATggtcgcgttttaaacaagtgtGGAAGGAGCGTTAGTTAGAAAGCGTTTAtgtttaatctatttttacCCCAAGAAAAGCAAACTCACCCCGTTTACAAAGCAACCATATGTGCTTGCTGTGACACAGAATGAATCACCGTCATGAGGAtccactatgacgtaacagataTCGCCGTGAACCTGTCGCCATGGCAACGCACGGCAGTCGTTTGAAAACACGTGACCTGCAAAGAATAATCGAAAAGTCAAACCGGGCAACTCTACAAACACTTAACTAAAATAAAGCTTCACAGAACTGACATGTGAATAAACCCcctcaaaaatataaatcgtTGTGCTACAGTAGAAAACTGCTTGGTTAATCATATGTGGATGGGGTCCTTGACACACCTTGAAAATTGAGATTAAGCttagaattggcccattatctCTGTTTTGCTAATACAAGGATACCTTTAAgggtaaattgttaaaatagttttgacTTACGTGATGTAAACTGAATGTTCTTGAGTGGTGTGTTGGGCGAATCTCCAGCAAAAGATTGTAAAAGAGCTACGTCAGCGTTCACTGCTGCAGGGGTGAGACGAACctgtctatgtttatattcttgtgttaatattatttaggttactttttattctgctaccaggcataatgtaataacCTTTCGACAGGTCACCTTTCTACTGTTTCGTCTTCCACTTCACCAGGAAATGAGATTATTTAAAGACACTGAACAGTGCACAGCAGCCTAGTAAAATGTTAACGAACTTGTACCAGTTACAgtttgacattttatttttactatgcTATATTGGTAAGGTTCTGCGTCAGTATACGACGAACTCAGGATTTAGTACTGGGTTGACTCAATATCCCAACACCATGAACAGTTACATAGGAATACATACTCACTTTGATATTTCTTGCATGCATGAATTAAGTAGCCGCATATCCATCTGTTGTATTATAAGCAGAAGACGAAGTAGTAGGGATGATTCCTCTGTTGCTTCTGTCTTGTTCTGTTTGGaagaaacaatttatttcaattctttaaacctttttttataacgacccaaatagtaaaaaaacttatttaaagcTTTGGTGACCACAGATGAAAAACTATGTTTTACACATTTGTAAGAATGGAATAAAATGTtagattaaaatattctaCAGAAAGGGCTTATTCAACCAGTAGCAAAACCACAAATAATCTGAACCATCTGAACACTTTTGGAATAAAACTAaaggtttaattttgaaaagcattactttatatattgtattcgATTAAAATTAATACTTATTATAAATATGCTATTTTCCAGAAATACGATAGGAACTCAAATGCTCAAAAAGTAGCTAATAAACATACTGATATAATCCAAACTAATTCACCTTTTCCACCATTCTTATTACAGTAGAGTCTTCAGTATCAACTGTAGCGAATGCAGGACCAAGAATTTTCACCAAAGGATCACGATTTTCTGTTTGgtttgtgaatgaatgaatgtaatttgttttattctcgAGTGGCCGGAAAAAGACAGTTGATATAACACGAGACCTACTCACCTTCAAGACACATACGAACTTCATTTATGCTTTTTTCTTTTGCCATTTTGATCACATTTGCAGCTTGTTCCAATGTGCGGACTTTCAGTGTTCCCTTATCCATCTCAAGGAGTGCTACACCATTGGAATCTTTGTCTTGTGATGTGATTTGGGAAGCACTGTAAAATTAGAAATGTATTATGATCTCCGTTATTGTAGTTACAaggataaaaatgaaacaacttATGTTTatggataaagttttataagtttagGTATTAAATGGGATCCAATTGCTTTTCTATTGGTAGCAGGTTGCAGCTAATAAACCAACAAAAGATAAATACGTAAAATGAGCATATTTTTTTGACAGGGACAGTCTTTGAGAATAATAACATTCAGtacacaataaatatttgtaattaaacAAGTGTATTAAGTTCTTCAACCAATACAAACTAACCCAATATCATAGCCTCCTCCAAAGGAAGATGACGTCAATGAAGTCTCCCATGTCAACGcttctttaaaaacatattttgcttCTTCTGGATGTTTGTCACTAAAACTTTCAATGAACTGCAATACAAGTAAAGGATCACTTTCTTAAACACAGTTTCggataaaaatttaaactgtagtCAATATCTGTTaaagtttgattttaaaaagataaaattaatctaaaaaaaggcgcaactttgttttgtttagcTAGAACATACttttacaaacatatatatataacttttaaatacatAAAGCTAACCTTAATAATGTCATTTAAAAGCTTTTCATTCATTGGTGATAGTTCTAGTTTTCCTTTCCCACTTCCAGCTACAGATGTCCATTGAGCTGCTCTGGCCAGTGAAGCTCCCATGTTTCTAATGCAGCTTGAACCACCTAAATTTTGTCACGAAATATCAACTTTCTGAAACGTATATGGTTTACAATGTTGAACAATATTAAAGCtataacttaaacaaataattacatGAAAATCATATGGATAAGAGAATGAACATGAGGTTTTAAGCGAAATATATCTCTTTTGTAGTAAACTATTCTTTTCTTTGGACTCGGTTATGGTCTGCTACATATTACATacataacaataaatttaaagcatttaaatcaatataacctaatttaaatatttgctggCATATTTTTTATCTAGTTTAATGCaattataatatagttttattactgtttttgTGACTTCTGCAACAGTTTCTATGTGGAAAGAGTCTACCCTTGTATCCTAGCAACAGGCCCGACACTAGTAGGATTGTTAAAGTATTCTGGTTCGGGGACAAGCGTTCATTTTGTTGATGCGTTATGAACTATTGTTTTTTCTGCTTCAAACAACAGTCTTGGATGtacttttcaaaataatagaacagttgtttaaaaatatttttaaaaaatattacattttggtataaatgagaaattttgattttagttcttttttattattccaaAAGTGacctatttattattaacGACATTCCCTTTgaatactaaacaaaaaatcaactacaaagttacaatagaaggataaataagttattcaAAACTTGTATAATATAGCTTTTTGTAGCAATGTAAGAGTATAGAATCTGATAAAATACCGTTTAGTATTCAATGGTTGAGGGGAGGAACGTTACTTGTTTTTCGCAACATTTAGGACTCCTGAATTGTGAAATTAAAGGGTAAAAATTCAATTAAACAAACACGTTCCTTTCATCCAAAAGCGAAAACTCCCAAAACATGAAAGTGCCAATTCATTGTAAACAGTAGGCCCAGATAACACATGGCCAAACAATCACTGTATTGCATCATCTGGCATACGGCGCCATGCGTACGTTGTGATCACAGTGCCAGTTTTGGAGATTTCCGCGCATAATTGAGTAAACGTCTTATGGATTAGCATACCTGGGAAATCATGCTGATCCTTTCAGGAGCTCGCCTCCCATAAACACCTTGTTTCTAGCTGTGTTTTACGAGCGGATGCGAAGTAGCATGCTGTTTGTTGCAACTTCTGGGCGGTAGCTTAAAAACATGGTACCGTCTGTCAGACAAAGTGGTCAATTaggattttaaaacttatatggGTAATTGAAGCGAACTAGTTTATTACCATTGAATAAATTTCACCTTGCGTACATAATTACAttccaaaataaaaagtggGATAATAATGTGTTTAGTGTGGTAACCAAGAAATAATATGCCatcattttttcattaaacttGGCTATTTGTACACAGCAACGCATTGTTTCATTGCAAAacgttaaagtttaaaaaaaatgagtaCGTTGTCTTTGAAATATAGAAGTTATAAtggttataaaaaaactgctTCCGGGTATTAAGCAAGTATTAAGTTGCATCCAACAGTGTGTACGTGACGCTTGTTTGTTGCCGACTTATTTAAATCAACTATTAGCATGAATGCGGTTCAACTTTCGTTAATTAATCATCGTTCATAAACCCTAATCCTAACCATGTTCACGTGGCTTTACATAGAAGCTCATTATTCCGCTATTATGAGTTCTGCTACTGTAACGTTAACGATTAACTGCGATAAAGCAGTCACCCGGTCAAACATAGTTCTCGCAAAACAGGGGGCTTCTGCACTGGCGTTCTTACATCTCATAGAAAATGATGATCTTACGGCTCATTCAGGGTTGAATTAATAGCCTTCGTTTGACAGGCGACCGAGCACGTCTCACCACGGTAATCGTTGATATTCATAgtttattgcaaaataattGGCAGGGAAATGCGACGGCGACCATCGCTGTTTGTTTAACGAGTGGCCTATTTGCACTCGTTCCCTTTGATGTGTAATTACCGCACCGACAGCAATTACACCACTCTAACGCGAATTTTTATCGCAGGAAGGAGACTCCGGGAAAACCTTCGCGCGGGTCGACCCTTGGCTTTGTTATCTTTCTCTTACTACGTCATAAACGGTCAACAAAGCAGCGGCGCATTGGTGCGAGATCCTGTCGGGAACGTGGACGAACGAGCGTGTGAATTTAAGCACCCAACAAGGAAGCTTGATTGCAACAGTATAGCGAACTGGTTCAGGCAAAACAAACCAGTAGTACAAGCAAGAACAGACGCTTACGGAAACTTTCGCTGTATCCGAAAGTAAACAAGGGATAAATTATCTGTCAAGCGGCGAAGGACGACTGATAAGTAGTGTTCGGTACAGTGTTTACCGTCAGTCAACGGGGCCAGGTCGGTATGAGAGCAAACAGCATGCACAAACAAGCTTCGTGTTGCGAAAATCGCTAGCGCGACTGTATCTAGCGAGATAATATTTCGCTTCTTTCTGCAGACGAACCACGGCGCCGTTTCTCGTGTGTCAATCAGTTCAGAGGCGACAGTTTCACGCGTAGGAGAGCAGCGACGAGATCGGGTTTGATAGACAAGCGCTGCCGCAATCTAGTGTTTACAGTGAGGCGAGATCGACGCAAAATGCCCGGTCCTCTATTTGTACTGGTTCTGTTGTTTGCCAAATCTCTTGGAGAGTCTCTTCCGGAAAACTTTAAAGGTAAGAAGATATGCTATTTGATTTTTGAAATGTGTGACAGTTAATTGTTTGCAAACGTGCCTTTTACCCCATTATCGTAAGAAACATCACGATTATCAAACCTCAACCAAATCTAATGAGACATATTccccatatttttattaatgtagCTGCATACTTGGAACTTACTATGCCTGTGTTGAAGCattattgttttctgtataatTAGTTACGCTGCTTAAGTTACAAGGTAACAGTTGTGTACACAAAACACAAGTAAGCTCGCTGTAAAAACAGGCCTGATTTTTACTCTCTTTTAAATG
Protein-coding sequences here:
- the LOC100186655 gene encoding armadillo repeat-containing protein 4, with amino-acid sequence MGASLARAAQWTSVAGSGKGKLELSPMNEKLLNDIIKFIESFSDKHPEEAKYVFKEALTWETSLTSSSFGGGYDIGASQITSQDKDSNGVALLEMDKGTLKVRTLEQAANVIKMAKEKSINEVRMCLEENRDPLVKILGPAFATVDTEDSTVIRMVEKNKTEATEESSLLLRLLLIIQQMDMRLLNSCMQEISKQVRLTPAAVNADVALLQSFAGDSPNTPLKNIQFTSRHVFSNDCRALPWRQVHGDICYVIVDPHDGDSFCVTASTYGCFVNGGFNEEKQEVDFEKKSEVYKDLVTLLREKSNKFAENISKKEFSSHQETQRETDKDTIMTSEQSVENEKEEDSKTEKQMKKQKDTGKKGKAAKDGKKTMKPSLKWKSLEDSRKNEKEETKKKKKKATSPAMGRRASYYGRKTPQDEEDMSESSDDSEEEEEVQDRRQDAGSDLPSEYWQIQKLVKYLKGGNQTATIIALCSMRDFNLAQETCQLAIRDVGGLEVLINLLDTDENKCKIGSLKILKEISRNVQIRRAIADLGGLQTMVKILQSRNKDLKCLAAETIANVAKFRRARRTVRQHGGIKKLVALLECPPNSTDVSKDVEVARSGALALWSCSKSTKNKHAIRRAGAIPMLAKLLKSPHEEMLIPVVGTLQECASEPSYRLAIRTEGMIEDLVTNLKSSNSELQMHCAAAIFKCAEDGATRDLVREYGGLDPLVSLLPQSDDKELLAAATGAIWKCAISAQNVARFQELKAIEQLVGLLNDQPEDVLVNVVGALGECAQEPANRLVIRKAGGIPSLVHLLTGTNQALLVNVTKAVGACATEPENMSIIDKLDGVRLLWSLLKNQNPEVQASAAWAVCPCIENARDAGEMVRSFVGGLELIVSLLKSSDLEVLASVCAAIANIAKDEENLAVITDHGVVPMLARLASTGNDKLRRHLAEAIARCCTWGNNRVSFGREGAVAPLVGYLRSEDKQVHRSTAQALYQLSRDPDNCITMHENGVVKMLLNMVGSSDNALQEAAAGCIGNIRRLALANEKARYA